AGCCACTTGGCAAGATTGCCCTCCTCCATCGTGGGCGAGAGGGCCGGCATGGTGATGTTGATGGGCATCTAGCGGTCTCCGGCGTAATAGGGCGTAGGGTCTTCGTTGAAGCCGAGCGGCGGGTCGAGCGGCCAGAGGTCGGCTAGGGAAAAGGAAATGGCATCGAAGGGCGGGGCTCTGACCTCGTCGGCGGAGTTCCAGGTTCCGACATCGGTCCAGAATCCATTCCTCAACTCAAACGCTTCGAGCAGTTGTAGCCGTGGATCGATCAGCCAAAAATGGCCTACGCCGTGAAGTCCGTAGATCCGCTTCTTCAATGTCCGGTCGCGCTTCTCGGTCGACCCGGACAGGATTTCGCACACCCAGTCCGGCGCAATTTCGAAGAAATTCCGGGCGGGCAGTCCGGGCAGACGTTCGCGCCGCCAGCCTGCGAGATCGGGTACTAGAATATCCCCGCCAAACTTGATTTCCGGTTCGACGGCAAACACCCATCCGCCCGGTCCGCCCCGGCCTTTCTGAAACGGACCCGTCAACTCGTCACCTAGGCTTGCTGCCGTTACTCCATGTCGCGGCGACGGCCTTGGATGGGTCATCAGTTCGCCGTCGATGATCTCCGCGACCAGATGTGGGGGGACCGCTTCCAGGTCGGCGTAGGTCGCAGGCTTTCTAGGAGCGTCAGGCATTGCCAGACCCCAAGTGTCGCACACGGGCAACGTTGCGCCACACATACCAATCGGAGGGCCATCGGCCACCACCGAAATTCACGCATTCAAGTCCAAACGAGCGCCCATCGTCGGCGAAGTTCAGTTGGCACATCATGACGACGTATCCATCCGGCGACTCATCCTGGATACGGCCAGCACCCATCATTTCAAAGGTAGCGATGGCCATTTCCCGAAACAGCCTGCGCGGCAAGGCAACGTCACCAGGCCCGACCTCGTAGTCTGTGTAGAATCCGGCGCCACTTCCCCACCGCTCAACCACCATTGCTGAGAGAT
The Mesorhizobium australicum genome window above contains:
- a CDS encoding Uma2 family endonuclease, with product MPDAPRKPATYADLEAVPPHLVAEIIDGELMTHPRPSPRHGVTAASLGDELTGPFQKGRGGPGGWVFAVEPEIKFGGDILVPDLAGWRRERLPGLPARNFFEIAPDWVCEILSGSTEKRDRTLKKRIYGLHGVGHFWLIDPRLQLLEAFELRNGFWTDVGTWNSADEVRAPPFDAISFSLADLWPLDPPLGFNEDPTPYYAGDR